The candidate division KSB1 bacterium region CCTTCCGTTTTTGTAATCGGGCCGAGCGGCGGGTGGTTTGAGCCAATTCGGAGTACTCCCTCGTGTCAGAAGCCAGCAAGGCCCGCGTGGAACGTGAAGCCGTTTATTCCGTTGGCCAGATCACGCGCGAGATCAAGAAGCTGTTCGCGAATTCATTCGGTGCGGTCTGGATTGAAGGCGAGGTTTCGGGATTCAAGCGGCACAGCTCGGGCCACGCGTATTTCACGCTGAAGGACGCGACCGCGCAACTGAGTTGCGCGATGTGGAAGGGCAGTTTGCAGCGCGTCCAGTTCGAGCCACGGGATGGCATGAAGGTTCGGGCGTTCGGCAATCTGGATTTGTATGAACCGCGCGGCAGTTACCAACTGATCGTCAGTTTGTTGCAGCAGGCGGGCGAAGGTGAACTCCAGCGCGCGTTTGAACTGCTCAAAGCCAGACTGCAAGCGGAGGGGTTGTTTGACAGCGCGCGCAAACGCCCGTTGCCGAGGTTTCCTGACCTGGTCGGCATCGTGACGTCACCAACCGGCGCGGTGATTCACGATATGCAGACCGTGGCCGCGAGGCGATGGCCGGCCGCGCAACTTGTGCTGCGGCCCGTGCGGGTCCAGGGCGAAGGAGCGGCCGGGCAGATCGCGCAAGCCATCGCCGAGTTCAATCGAACGACGCGGGTTGACTTGTTGATCGTGGCGCGCGGCGGCGGTTCGCTGGAAGACCTATGGGCGTTTAATGAAGAGGCGGTCGCGCGGGCAATTTTCGAGTCCATGATCCCC contains the following coding sequences:
- the xseA gene encoding exodeoxyribonuclease VII large subunit; this encodes MSEASKARVEREAVYSVGQITREIKKLFANSFGAVWIEGEVSGFKRHSSGHAYFTLKDATAQLSCAMWKGSLQRVQFEPRDGMKVRAFGNLDLYEPRGSYQLIVSLLQQAGEGELQRAFELLKARLQAEGLFDSARKRPLPRFPDLVGIVTSPTGAVIHDMQTVAARRWPAAQLVLRPVRVQGEGAAGQIAQAIAEFNRTTRVDLLIVARGGGSLEDLWAFNEEAVARAIFESMIPVVSAIGHEVDFTIADFVADLRAPTPSAAMELILPDREQVAGDVHALGQRLARALGDQQRHLRTQLEAMAQHWALRRPMNLVILAGQRIDDLDLRLQAAYDHGLRLKSGELNRLTELLQSYRPQSVLDRGYAIVRDESGAIARDARLLRHGDRLAVTFAQGVAKVSVESAA